The genomic stretch GGCCACGCGCGTGGCGTGGCCGGGGGTGCGGACTTTGCAAAACCTAACGCACGCCCCACACCCCAGCAAGCGCGCGGGGAACACGGGCGCCGGTGCGGTGAATCAGCATGGTTCAGGCCCTTTGCAGCCCAGGACTACAGCCCAACGGAATGATCGCCACCGCGCAGCAGACCGCCCCCGCCCCCGACCTGGTGGGCATGCTCCCCGAAGAGGCCGACGCCGCCCTCCGGGAGCACTTCGCCGCGCGCGGCCAGCCGGGCTACCGCGTGGGCCAGGTGCTGCGCTGGGTGTACGAGCGCGGCGCCTTCGGCTTCGGCGACATGACCGACCTGCCGCACGCCGAGCGCGCCGCCCTGGCCGAGGCGTTCGCCTTCACCGCGCCCGAGCCGGCCAAGGTGTCGCGCTCCGTGGATGGCACGGCCAAGCACCTGTGGCGGCTGGCCGACGGCGAGCTCATCGAGTCGGTGCTCATCCCTACGCCCACCCGCCTGACGCTGTGCATCTCGTCGCAGGCGGGGTGCGCCATGGCGTGCACCTTCTGCGCCACCGGGTGGGCGGGCTACCGCCGCCAGCTGAGCGCGGGCGAGATCGTCGCGCAGTTCCGCGGGGCGCGGAAGTGGGCGCAGGAAAACGGCTACGACGACGTCACCAACATCGTCTTCATGGGGATGGGCGAGCCGCTGATGAACCCCAAGGCGGTGTTCCCCACGCTGGCCATCCTGAACCGCGGCTACAAGTTCGGCGCGCGGCGCGTCACCATTTCAACCGTGGGGGTGGTGCCCGGCATTTTGCGCATGGCCCAGATGCCCGAGCAGTTTCGCCTGGCCGTTTCGCTTCACGCGCCCAACCACGAGCTGCGGCAGAAGCTGATCCCGCTGGAAAAGAAGTTTCCGCTCCCCGAGCTGCTGGAGGCGTTGCGGCGCTTCGACCAGGCGGGCGGCAAGCGGATCACCTTCGAGTACGTGATGATCGACGGCGTGACCGACGAGCCCGAGCTGGCCGACGAGCTGGCGGCGGTGGTGAGCGAGTTCACCTC from Longimicrobium sp. encodes the following:
- the rlmN gene encoding 23S rRNA (adenine(2503)-C(2))-methyltransferase RlmN, which gives rise to MIATAQQTAPAPDLVGMLPEEADAALREHFAARGQPGYRVGQVLRWVYERGAFGFGDMTDLPHAERAALAEAFAFTAPEPAKVSRSVDGTAKHLWRLADGELIESVLIPTPTRLTLCISSQAGCAMACTFCATGWAGYRRQLSAGEIVAQFRGARKWAQENGYDDVTNIVFMGMGEPLMNPKAVFPTLAILNRGYKFGARRVTISTVGVVPGILRMAQMPEQFRLAVSLHAPNHELRQKLIPLEKKFPLPELLEALRRFDQAGGKRITFEYVMIDGVTDEPELADELAAVVSEFTS